In the genome of Aspergillus luchuensis IFO 4308 DNA, chromosome 2, nearly complete sequence, one region contains:
- a CDS encoding uncharacterized protein (COG:S;~EggNog:ENOG410PQKM) — protein sequence MQYDKNTWAPDEPIDEPKDPMSGMDVQWGFLYPPDGSQTTETRVPILDELRDRLNEKYNREFERLYDSWEVILDDGRTRATVEFNLASIVPFISDAGMDVNTLNVNFKSQLGIDITLPILFQSFYIDYDVDLRTVKGAIFDYNPLMRDTKGDRHYICGTSDIDDSEIYDMRLKTSRAFADCANLTAPTSFTSALHPAEVTEQLHLLQEPTVDELLNPYGYDEVAVS from the exons ATGCAATACGACAAGAACACATGGGCCCCGGATGAACCAATAGATGAACCGAAGGATCCTATGTCCGGTATGGATGTGCAATGGGGTTTTCTGTACCCACCTGATGGATCCCAGACCACAGAAACGAGAGTACCCATTCTTGACGAGCTCAGAGATCGACTCAACGAAAAATACAATCGAGAGTTTGAGAGGCTTTATGATAGCTGGGAGGTAATACTGGATGACGGAAGGACTAGAGCAACCGTAGAATTTAACCTTGCAAGCATCGTGCCTTTTATCTCCGATGCTGGAATGGACGTCAACACTCTGAATGTGAATTTCAAGTCCCAGTTGGGGATCGATATCACTCTTCCGATTCTTTTCCAGTCATTCTATATCGACTATGATGTGGACCTACGCACTGTCAAGGGCGCCATCTTCGACTACAACCCTCTGATGCGTGACACAAAAGGAGATAG GCATTACATCTGTGGGACTTCCGACATTGATGATTCCGAGATCTATGATATGCGATTGAAGACATCTAGAGCGTTTGCAGATTGTGCGAACTTGACTGCGCCGACATCGTTCACGTCGGCCTTACACCCAGCAGAAGTGACCGAACAGTTGCATCTGCTGCAAGAGCCTACTGTCGACGAACTTCTCAACCCGTATGGCTATGATGAGGTTGCAGTAAGTTAA
- a CDS encoding uncharacterized protein (COG:S;~EggNog:ENOG410PUN6) — protein sequence MMLIDLFVNLFGGSQPPDPVQEFIDHVAKCLVGEFDKAPPPKLDYTIPSVTYESGKVTGITIKGENTTADEISIPNARIIVTSGSDDVCLFSTSEFELVEDSDPDKDSDGHLYVTPNSKAEGTLSSSVLGDEMEYHEYDLVVGGNKKDTENSLHKLILQAKESFTAVWTGKINKSGRSLVEIIEKSDLDKCHVQYTVLRI from the coding sequence atgatgctgatcgACCTGTTTGTGAACTTGTTCGGTGGCTCCCAACCTCCCGACCCGGTGCAGGAATTCATCGACCATGTAGCCAAATGCCTAGTTGGGGAATTTGACAAGGCGCCTCCGCCGAAACTTGACTATACCATCCCCAGCGTCACTTATGAATCCGGCAAAGTGACCGGCATCACCATTAAGGGCGAGAACACCACAGCCGATGAAATCAGCATCCCGAATGCACGCATTATCGTGACCAGCGGCAGCGACGACGTCTGTCTGTTCTCTACGAGTGAATTTGAGCTGGTGGAGGACTCAGACCCCGACAAAGACTCGGATGGACATCTCTATGTGACTCCGAACAGTAAAGCCGAGGGCACCTTATCCAGTAGCGTCCTCGGTGATGAGATGGAATACCATGAATATGATCTAGTAGTCGGAGGAAACAAGAAGGATACGGAGAACAGTTTGCACAAGCTGATCCTGCAAGCGAAGGAGAGCTTCACAGCAGTCTGGACGGGGAAGATTAACAAAAGCGGTCGGAGTCTGGTCGAGATCATTGAGAAATCGGATCTTGACAAATGCCATGTTCAGTACACGGTGTTGAGAATCTGA
- a CDS encoding uncharacterized protein (COG:S;~EggNog:ENOG410PQKM), with amino-acid sequence MSSDFDAIWEDLLADLKTLPAISFDGFARRIHFRARWNSDFNSLRKYIGTDQPYPAGDENHNQELDGMDTGNDFSRLGNWFLTAEFMSIDDDGYWQKYLAMQLFPFIIYPIFTPEVLRGLMSMCLAEHLNSKFKSNGHPSLMELANTTGFADYFINRIQTKSFIINLALTDPTRSDHLFSISTLLVADYLYYKTAWLDIFKLLSKDRPSFKALHAWSLVTWNEQERGDGVETDNIVKNCGIAATMAYCSVLGSLSTFDALNFFYKAVMTAIDTDSFPELRPYLDSIQASLKRLIDEAAIINEFVSYSEKLYTTFYHNMSENWRDGVRNAWRERNTGALTDWVNKGIYLRLYRWNYNLVSYLERT; translated from the exons ATGTCTTCTGATTTCGATGCTATTTGGGAGGACCTTCTGGCGGATTTGAAGACACTACCTGCTATCTCGTTTGATGGGTTTGCCCGTCGAATCCATTTTCGAGCTCGCTGGAATAGTGACTTCAACAGTCTGAGGAAGTACATTGGCACTGACCAACCATACCCTGCTGGCGATGAAAATCACAACCAGGAGCTTGATGGCATGGACACGGGAAATGACTTCAGCAGGCTGGGAAATTGGTTTCTTACTGCCGAGTTCATGAGcattgatgacgatggctaTTGGCAGAAATATCTAGCAATGCAACTTTTCCCG TTCATTATCTATCCTATCTTTACCCCAGAAGTACTCCGCGGTCTCATGTCGATGTGTCTTGCCGAGCATCTCAATAGTAAATTCAAAAGCAATGGTCATCCTAGCCTCATGGAGCTAGCAAACACTACCGGCTTCGCGGACTACTTCATCAACAGAATACAAACCAAATCTTTCATTATTAACCTTGCCTTGACTGATCCCACAAGGTCAGATCATTTGTTTAGCATTTCAACCCTTCTGGTCGCGGACTATCTGTATTACAAAACGGCTTGGCTTGACATATTTAAACTGCTGTCGAAAGACAGACCAAGCTTTAAAGCACTCCATGCCTGGTCTCTTGTGACATGGAATGAGCAGGAACGGGGAGATGGAGTGGAGACAGATAACATTGTGAAGAACTGTGGTATAGCCGCGACAATGGCATATTGTTCTGTGCTAGGCTCGCTGTCGACTTTCGATGCACTGAACTTCTTCTACAAGGCAGTAATGACTGCGATTGATACAGATTCATTTCCAGAACTTCGCCCGTACCTCGACAGCATCCAAGCAAGTCTGAAGAGGTTGATTGACGAAGCCGCCATCATCAACGAATTCGTAAGCTACTCCGAGAAGCTTTACACGACCTTCTACCACAACATGTCCGAGAATTGGCGTGATGGAGTACGCAACGCGTGGAGAGAACGTAATACTGGCGCTTTAACAGACTGGGTCAACAAGG GAATCTATCTCCGCTTATACCGGTGGAATTACAATCTAGTCTCTTATCTGGAACGAACCTGA
- a CDS encoding uncharacterized protein (COG:S;~EggNog:ENOG410PQKM), whose product MDNYGSIKLTDGLADGEKPFTTPSQVFYTTTGLRAVDPGSAKASCPHAHIGPLRRGHILYRLDGSPDNNASYETVAIRSIEVGPETEQKVYSVSLWAGEQSHHANGYLLAINDPNRAVEAAARALRALPPKKRISLLASFHELSSTFTKNDIQAIHERLNFELFGSYGKREEGLISRSEIFPALVSPIDQLKAMKYNPRQLPNGVPLDRIQRRFSLLAIGDSNLPSAYTLPDLSVIDDCILIDDVPQMRCEVNHHRRTFQWTRRVQENMFEHGVLSLYNHGLSGKGVVLISPTDAPEDCSKKDVQAFEALPKSVAKKHPAASRQAASGRT is encoded by the exons ATGGACAATTACGGAAGTATTAAGTTAACTGATGGATTGGCAGACGGTGAAAAGCCCTTTACAACACCATCGCAGGTGTTCTACACTACTACTGGACTTCGAGCGGTAGACCCAGGTTCCGCCAAAGCGAGTTGTCCACATGCCCATATTGGGCCATTGAGAAGGGGACATATCCTCTATCGCCTGGACGGAAGTCCCGATAATAATGCCTCATACGAAACTGTGGCAATAAGATCTATAGAAGTGGGCCCCGAAACAGAGCAGAAAGTTTACAGCGTGTCGCTGTGGGCAGGCGAGCAATCGCATCACGCGAACGGTTACCTTCTTGCCATCAATGATCCCAAC AGAGCTGTGGAAGCCGCGGCCCGTGCCCTTCGTGCCCTTCCACCGAAGAAGCGGATTTCACTTCTTGCATCATTTCACGAGCTCAGTTCGACGTTCACGAAGAACGACATTCAAGCTATCCATGAGCGACTGAATTTCGAACTCTTTGGAAGTTAtgggaaaagagaggaaggcCTAATTTCACGGTCCGAAATCTTCCCGGCCCTGGTCTCTCCAATTGACCAGCTAAAAGCGATGAAATACAACCCTCGACAACTACCCAATGGTGTGCCTCTGGACAGGATACAAAGGAGATTTTCGCTGTTAGCAATAGGCGACTCCAACTTGCCTTCGGCATACACGCTGCCCGACTTGAGCGTCATAGATGACTGTATTCTTATAGATGACGTGCCTCAGATGAGATGCGAGGTGAACCACCATAGGAGAACGTTTCAATGGACACGCAGAGTTCAAGAAAATATGTTTGAACATGGAGTTCTGTCTCTTTACAACCATGGGCTGTCAGGCAAGGGTGTGGTACTCATTTCTCCCACAGATGCACCAGAAGATTGCTCAAAGAAGGATGTCCAAGCATTTGAGGCATTGCCCAAAAGTGTAGCAAAAAAACATCCAGCTGCTTCACGCCAAGCGGCAAGCGGGCGAACCTGA
- a CDS encoding DEAD/DEAH box helicase (COG:A;~EggNog:ENOG410PIW8;~InterPro:IPR027417,IPR001650,IPR014014,IPR014001, IPR011545;~PFAM:PF00270,PF00271;~go_function: GO:0003676 - nucleic acid binding [Evidence IEA];~go_function: GO:0004386 - helicase activity [Evidence IEA];~go_function: GO:0005524 - ATP binding [Evidence IEA]) encodes MQSPGATVGTVLYETMAGKLNPKLLQALKVLGFTHMTPVQQRVLTELPDWRSDCLVQAKTGTGKTLAFLLPTLHCLLDPSMAPPRGQVATLIVTPTRELAQQIAKSCDQLTSQMAVPLKCDIAVGGTARASAFSRFMKEAPSVLVATPGRLKDYLSEPEAAIKLSNIRTLILDEADTMLESGFLADVKHIIRHIPPKSAGWQGMCFSATLPPKVRDVVSVVLKPGYSSISTIDENETPTHERVPQYHVLMPSVADSFTTLASLLQLETKTSSKIIVFGVTANMVSLFAAAFSRGLTKLSVFEIHSRLSQSARTKTTAQFKEAAAGILFASDVIGRGMDFPNVDLVIQVGLPTNGEQYVHRVGRTARAGNDGRAIILLTEAETFFLRSNRHLPIQPHPQTDAIIEGAASYAETVAEAMYTIDEEKKQRAYSSFIGFFAGSGLLKQLRLDKPGLVQMANEMAIQGMACPEPPVIDKKIVGKMGLKGIPGFNYGHGGDSVRASSFAPRGRPGGKRDASIGGPGDGSGFEKRQKSARGRGRGRRGGGQRSV; translated from the coding sequence ATGCAGAGTCCTGGAGCCACCGTCGGCACGGTGCTGTATGAGACCATGGCTGGAAAGCTGAACCCTAAGCTTCTCCAAGCTCTCAAAGTCTTGGGATTCACCCATATGACGCCCGTTCAGCAACGGGTGCTAACTGAACTGCCAGATTGGCGCAGTGACTGCCTCGTCCAGGCTAAGACTGGTACCGGCAAGACGCTGGCTTTCCTGCTACCTACATTGCACTGTCTTCTTGATCCCTCTATGGCACCGCCTAGAGGGCAGGTCGCCACCTTGATCGTTACCCCTACGCGTGAACTGGCCCAGCAGATTGCCAAGTCATGTGATCAACTGACTTCGCAAATGGCAGTACCTCTGAAATGCGACATTGCCGTTGGTGGAACCGCTCGGGCTTCTGCGTTTTCGCGCTTCATGAAAGAGGCTCCCTCTGTTCTTGTAGCAACTCCTGGACGGTTGAAAGATTACCTGTCCGAGCCCGAGGCGGCCATCAAACTGTCTAACATCCGGACCTTGATTCTGGACGAGGCCGATACGATGCTCGAGAGTGGCTTCCTAGCTGATGTGAAGCACATTATCCGACACATTCCCCCCAAAAGCGCTGGATGGCAGGGAATGTGCTTCTCTGCCACTCTTCCCCCGAAAGTCAGGGATGTGGTCAGTGTTGTGCTCAAGCCAGGCTACAGTAGCATTTCTACTATTGATGAAAACGAAACCCCAACGCATGAGAGAGTTCCCCAGTATCATGTGCTGATGCCGTCTGTGGCAGATTCTTTTACCACTCTTGCCTCCCTTCTTCAGTTGGAAACGAAGACCAGTTCGAAAATCATCGTTTTTGGCGTCACGGCAAACATGGTCAGTCTGTTCGCAGCTGCCTTTTCTCGGGGCTTGACGAAGTTGAGTGTGTTTGAGATTCACTCCCGACTCAGTCAGAGCGCTCGCACCAAGACTACCGCTCAATTCAAGGAAGCGGCTGCCGGAATCCTCTTCGCGTCCGATGTCATTGGCCGGGGCATGGATTTCCCCAACGTCGACTTGGTCATTCAGGTTGGCTTGCCGACCAACGGCGAACAATACGTTCACCGTGTTGGTCGTACAGCCCGTGCTGGTAATGACGGtcgcgccatcatcctcctcaccgaAGCGGAGACCTTCTTCCTGAGAAGCAATCGCCACTTGCCCATCCAGCCCCATCCCCAGACCGACGCCATCATCGAGGGAGCTGCCTCGTATGCAGAGACCGTCGCGGAGGCCATGTACACGattgatgaagagaagaagcaacgCGCCTACTCATCTTTCATCGGTTTCTTTGCTGGTTCGGGTCTCCTGAAGCAGCTTCGTCTCGACAAGCCGGGTCTTGTTCAGATGGCCAACGAGATGGCTATCCAAGGCATGGCATGCCCTGAACCCCCTGTCATCGACAAGAAAATCGTTGGCAAGATGGGGTTGAAGGGTATTCCCGGATTCAACTATGGACACGGAGGTGACTCGGTTCGAGCCTCGTCTTTCGCGCCGCGTGGTCGTCCTGGTGGCAAACGTGATGCCAGTATTGGCGGGCCAGGCGATGGCAGTGGTTTtgagaagaggcagaagagtgCGCGCGGCAGGGGCCGTGGACGGCGTGGAGGGGGGCAGAGATCAGTGTAA
- a CDS encoding uncharacterized protein (COG:S;~EggNog:ENOG410PQKM;~TransMembrane:2 (i316-337o470-488i)): MTQVLIKSMMFYHMDDNQREDLTGQAKPTNLDSSLAENLPSDLQKFFREKYAPAFLCQSVMRYEKYEDKFTEQEKKNMRYWWDGNGDKCLAKSKEYAEINRRASVEAVRQFNKDILDKYLDDNPTEWACTLYAALKDKGRMLTYLAHPIQGSVNVINRECCILDALAPSEGIADQWFEYFVGFASERHIHYPYIDPDEDLAGQWLHDSMKDLIQRVLEGDPSVDEDVRKGLEKDIEEFEKANGLDQTATAEARASNIVEKGAVFFAEAKKWLTAVGKGLAVALQGTRLFQLAEASFEQVTKAIGDSLPGLKKLKPIATIGMVAYYVFQLASSLYGLITDWDTMEDAKKAVVILEMIQTVVNGIGQARDAWNNYKNRDTATTPEDALDTATLNQGVEKSVSESGGGLAEMSDEINGEGTFNEIVSDHLLPEGPATEGDNAGRWNEGADKPPENIPAGGEDVVSKWNVSGNAVKILNAFLGIGLVIAMTFRSVQSSHSAGYLPGIH, translated from the exons ATGACCCAAGTACTCATCAAATCGATGATGTTCTACCACATGGATGACAATCAGCGCGAAGATTTGACCGGCCAGGCCAAGCCCACAAACTTAGATTCGAGTTTGGCGGAAAATCTCCCGTCAGACCTGCAGAAATTCTTTCGAGAGAAGTACGCCCCGGCGTTTCTATGTCAGTCGGTGATGCGCTATGAAAAGTATGAAGATAAGTTcacggagcaggagaagaagaacatgcgGTATTGGTGGGACGGAAAT GGTGACAAGTGTCTTGCAAAGTCCAAGGAATATGCAGAAATCAACCGCCGGGCTTCTGTTGAAGCCGTTCGACAATTTAATAAAGACATACTCGATAAATATCTCGACGATAACCCGACGGAGTGGGCCTGCACTCTTTACGCCGCTTTGAAGGATAAGGGGCGAATGTTGACGTATCTAGCACATCCTATCCAGGGC AGCGTAAATGTGATCAACCGCGAGTGCTGTATCCTTGACGCATTGGCACCATCGGAGGGAATAGCTGATCAGTGGTTCGAATACTTCGTTGGCTTCGCCAGTGAGCGCCATATTCACTATCCATACATTGATCCAGACGAGGACCTGGCTGGTCAATGGTTACATGATTCGATGAAGGATCTCATTCAACGTGTCCTTGAGGGAGATCCTTCcgtcgatgaggatgtgcGCAAGGGGTTGGAAAAAGACATAGAAGAGTTTGAAAAGGCGAATGGGCTTGATCAAACTGCAACCGCTGAGGCCAGGGCCAGCAATATCGTGGAGAAGGGGGCGGTGTTCTTTGCAGAAGCGAAGAAGTGGCTGACCGCAGTAGGCAAAGGCCTTGCGGTTGCTTTGCAAGGAACGAGGTTGTTTCAATTGGCAGAAGCTAGCTTTGAGCAGGTGACAAAGGCTATCGGTGACAGCTTGCCAGGGCTtaagaagctgaagccaaTTGCTACAATAGGAATG GTCGCGTATTATGTATTCCAACTTGCGTCGAGTCTCTATGGGTTGATCACAGATTGGGACACCATGGAAGACGCTAAGAAAGCTGTGGTCATATTGGAGATGATACAGACCGTTGTGAATGGCATCGGTCAGGCTCGTGATGCCTGGAATAATTACAAAAACAGAGATACTGCCACAACTCCAGAGGACGCCTTAGATACCGCCACTCTAAACCAGGGGGTTGAGAAGTCAGTTTCTGAAAGTGGAGGCGGACTCGCTGAGATGTCCGACGAGATTAATGGCGAAGGCACATTCAACGAGATTGTTAGCGACCACTTGCTCCCAGAGGGCCCAGCTACCGAAGGCGACAATGCAGGACGGTGGAACGAAGGCGCCGATAAACCGCCAGAGAATATTCCAgctggtggggaggatgtggtgTCTAAGTGGAATGTATCTGGAAATGCTGTCAAGATCCTTAATGCTTTCTTGGGTATTGGGCTAGTTATCGCAATGACCTTCAGGTCGGTTCAGTCATCCCACTCCGCGGGTTACCTACCCGGTATCCACTAA